The following are from one region of the Jatrophihabitans telluris genome:
- a CDS encoding ArsI/CadI family heavy metal resistance metalloenzyme: MSRVQLALNVADLDEAIAFYSKLFDTAPAKVRDGYANFAVADPPLKLVLLQNADDAGSINHLGVEVADIGEVDAAQSRLATAGLASLDERGTTCCYAKQDKFWVQGAPSGERWEIYTVLADSATFRSPEEADQCCDQTAECC, from the coding sequence ATGTCCCGAGTACAACTGGCCCTCAACGTCGCCGACCTGGACGAGGCGATTGCCTTCTACAGCAAGCTTTTCGACACCGCCCCGGCCAAGGTCAGGGACGGGTACGCCAACTTCGCCGTGGCCGACCCGCCGCTGAAGCTGGTTCTGCTGCAGAACGCGGACGACGCGGGTTCCATCAACCACCTCGGCGTCGAGGTCGCGGACATCGGAGAGGTGGACGCCGCGCAGAGCAGGCTCGCGACGGCCGGCCTCGCGTCTCTCGACGAGCGGGGGACCACCTGTTGCTACGCCAAGCAGGACAAGTTCTGGGTCCAGGGCGCACCGAGCGGTGAGCGCTGGGAGATCTACACCGTGCTGGCCGACTCGGCCACCTTCCGCTCGCCCGAGGAAGCCGACCAGTGCTGTGATCAGACCGCCGAGTGCTGCTGA
- a CDS encoding ArsR/SmtB family transcription factor yields the protein MSKSLTVLSPVDTVACCSPLSREPLSQPAAEQISLLLKALADPVRLRLMSLVASHEGGEACVCDLNDAFDLSQPTISHHLKVLHESGLLERDKRGVWVYYRASATALRGLAELIGTTSP from the coding sequence GTGTCGAAGTCTCTGACGGTCCTGTCCCCGGTCGATACCGTGGCGTGCTGCTCGCCGCTGTCCCGCGAGCCCCTGTCCCAACCGGCGGCCGAACAGATCAGCCTGCTTCTCAAGGCTCTCGCCGACCCGGTGCGGCTGCGCCTGATGTCGCTGGTGGCTTCGCACGAGGGCGGTGAGGCCTGCGTCTGCGATCTCAACGATGCCTTCGACCTGTCCCAGCCGACCATCTCCCATCACCTCAAGGTGCTGCACGAGTCCGGCCTGCTCGAGCGCGACAAGCGCGGAGTCTGGGTGTACTACCGCGCCAGCGCAACGGCCCTGCGCGGCCTGGCCGAGTTGATCGGCACGACCAGCCCGTGA
- a CDS encoding aquaporin: protein MTVALARRALAEFVGTAFLVATVVGSGIAAVRLSPHDVGLQLLENSLVTGAALVALILALQPVSAAFNPVVSMVERLLGELDNLAAIVLIASQVAGGCLGAIVANLMFGLPAVTLSAHHRTGAGLWLAEVVATFGLVLLVLATLRGDRADRVAYVVGGYIVAAYWFTSSTSFANPAVTIARTLSDSFAGIAPRSAPMFVLMQVVGGLLGLAVIRGLHPATKDSPEPSALDQGAVHD from the coding sequence GTGACCGTCGCCCTGGCTCGTCGGGCGCTGGCCGAGTTCGTCGGCACGGCCTTCCTCGTCGCCACCGTCGTCGGCTCCGGAATCGCCGCGGTACGGCTGTCCCCGCACGACGTCGGCCTGCAACTGCTGGAGAACAGCCTCGTGACCGGGGCCGCGCTGGTCGCGCTCATCCTGGCGCTGCAGCCGGTGTCGGCGGCGTTCAACCCGGTCGTGAGCATGGTCGAACGCCTGCTCGGCGAGCTCGACAACCTCGCCGCGATCGTCCTCATCGCCTCCCAGGTCGCCGGCGGATGCCTCGGCGCCATCGTGGCGAACCTGATGTTCGGACTACCCGCGGTCACCCTCTCGGCTCACCACCGCACGGGCGCCGGTCTGTGGTTGGCGGAGGTCGTGGCCACCTTCGGCCTGGTGCTGCTCGTCCTGGCCACGCTGCGCGGTGATCGCGCTGACCGGGTGGCCTACGTCGTCGGCGGGTACATCGTGGCCGCTTACTGGTTCACCAGCTCCACCAGCTTCGCCAATCCGGCCGTCACCATCGCGCGAACCCTGTCGGATTCGTTCGCGGGCATCGCACCCCGCTCCGCGCCCATGTTCGTCCTCATGCAGGTCGTGGGCGGATTGCTCGGCCTCGCGGTGATACGAGGGCTGCATCCCGCCACGAAGGATTCCCCGGAACCGTCCGCTCTCGACCAAGGAGCCGTCCATGACTGA
- a CDS encoding arsenate reductase ArsC, whose protein sequence is MTDRPSVLFVCVHNAGRSQMAAGWLTHLAGDRVEVRSAGSEPAETINPAAVAAMREIGIDIAGEQPKRLHPDAVATSDVVVTMGCGDTCPYFPGVRYEDWQLTDPAGQPIEVVRQVRDEIKARIEVLVEQLLPTPKQ, encoded by the coding sequence ATGACTGACCGGCCTTCCGTTCTCTTCGTCTGTGTCCACAACGCCGGACGATCTCAGATGGCCGCGGGGTGGCTGACCCACCTGGCCGGCGACCGGGTCGAGGTCCGCTCCGCGGGCTCGGAACCCGCCGAGACGATCAACCCCGCGGCCGTCGCCGCGATGCGCGAGATCGGAATCGACATCGCCGGAGAGCAGCCCAAACGCCTTCACCCGGACGCGGTCGCGACCTCCGACGTCGTCGTCACGATGGGCTGCGGTGACACCTGCCCCTACTTCCCCGGGGTGCGCTACGAGGATTGGCAGCTCACCGATCCGGCCGGCCAGCCCATCGAGGTGGTCCGGCAGGTGCGTGACGAGATCAAGGCACGGATCGAAGTCCTGGTCGAGCAACTGCTGCCCACACCGAAACAGTGA
- a CDS encoding response regulator transcription factor, whose product MPTVAPAAPAGTVRGLVLVVEDESSIADVIRLNLVQAGYGVHIERDGLGALSAVQRLRPAAIVLDVGLPGLDGVEVCRRLRASGDWTPVLFATARDDEVDRIVGLELGADDYITKPFSPRELTARVTSVLRRTHGVAAARPPLTMGTVTVDETERRVFVGDSEVELTATEFELLAFLMRRPGRVYSREQLISEVWGYSAIAGVRTVDVHVAQVRAKLADASPIRTVRGVGYAAEDPSRSGRGRRDG is encoded by the coding sequence ATGCCGACCGTCGCGCCCGCCGCGCCCGCCGGCACCGTGCGGGGACTCGTCCTGGTCGTCGAGGACGAGTCCAGCATCGCCGACGTGATCAGGCTGAACCTGGTCCAGGCCGGGTACGGCGTGCACATCGAGCGCGACGGGCTGGGCGCGCTGAGCGCGGTGCAGCGGTTGCGGCCGGCCGCGATCGTCCTGGACGTCGGGCTACCCGGGTTGGACGGTGTCGAGGTGTGCCGGCGGCTGCGCGCGTCCGGTGACTGGACACCGGTGCTGTTCGCCACCGCCCGCGACGACGAGGTCGACCGGATCGTCGGGCTGGAACTGGGTGCCGACGACTACATCACCAAACCGTTCTCGCCCCGGGAACTGACCGCGCGGGTGACCAGCGTGCTTCGCCGCACCCACGGCGTCGCCGCCGCTCGTCCGCCGCTCACCATGGGCACGGTCACCGTGGACGAGACCGAACGGCGCGTTTTCGTGGGCGATTCCGAGGTGGAGCTGACCGCGACCGAGTTCGAGTTGCTGGCGTTCCTGATGCGCAGACCCGGTCGCGTCTACAGCCGCGAACAGCTGATCAGCGAGGTCTGGGGCTACTCGGCGATCGCCGGGGTCCGGACCGTCGATGTGCACGTCGCCCAGGTCCGGGCCAAGCTCGCCGACGCCAGTCCGATCCGCACCGTGCGCGGCGTCGGCTACGCGGCCGAGGACCCGTCCCGGTCCGGGCGCGGTCGGCGCGACGGATGA
- a CDS encoding sensor histidine kinase, which produces MIDPRPPASTRRFATRGSLAQRISLLAVAVAVITALLAGLLAIGLVSSANQTSARKRLARLADLAQTTVADTGTRAAQRRALRALPGVNVQWALLDGQGGVLAASAPLARKSVTASDIGGLTSSGSLSLTRSVAGSTVLVEGRRLPAGGALLLAQRRADATRADDRIIRRIELALVVGVVIAIALGLVVAYRIARPLKRTAAAAHALALGHRDVHVGTQGPSEVAEVGHAVNTLAVALSHSEARQREFLLSVSHDLRTPLTAITGYAESLADGVVPASEAPHVGAIMLTEAQRLNRLVSDLLDLARLDAQEFRIDLGQVDVCELARAAGAVWADRCAGVGVRFSAELPAGSLFVQTDASRLRQVLDGLFDNALRVTPAGAWIVLAVRAESAGPLTAWVVAEVRDGGPGLAEEDLPVAFDRSVLYERYRGQRQVGTGLGLTIVHGLVSRLGGVIEAGHAPEGGARFTVRLPAPPSLPGPDR; this is translated from the coding sequence ATGATCGATCCTCGGCCACCGGCGTCAACCCGGCGCTTCGCGACCCGCGGCTCGCTCGCGCAGCGCATCTCGTTGCTCGCGGTCGCGGTCGCGGTCATCACTGCCCTACTGGCCGGTCTGCTGGCTATCGGTCTGGTGAGTTCGGCCAACCAGACGTCAGCCCGCAAACGTTTGGCCCGACTGGCCGATCTGGCTCAGACCACCGTCGCCGACACCGGGACCCGAGCCGCGCAACGGCGTGCGCTGCGCGCGCTGCCCGGGGTCAACGTGCAGTGGGCGCTGCTCGATGGCCAGGGTGGCGTACTGGCGGCGTCCGCACCGCTGGCCCGCAAGTCGGTGACGGCCTCGGACATCGGCGGGCTCACATCGTCCGGGTCGCTGTCGCTCACCCGCAGCGTGGCCGGATCCACCGTGCTCGTCGAGGGACGGCGGCTGCCCGCCGGGGGCGCGTTGCTGCTGGCCCAGCGCCGCGCCGACGCGACCCGCGCCGACGACCGGATCATCCGGCGTATCGAGCTCGCGCTGGTCGTAGGGGTGGTCATCGCCATCGCGCTCGGCCTCGTGGTCGCCTACCGGATCGCGCGTCCGCTCAAGCGAACCGCCGCGGCGGCCCACGCACTGGCGCTGGGGCATCGAGACGTGCACGTCGGGACCCAAGGGCCGTCGGAGGTGGCCGAGGTCGGGCACGCGGTCAACACGCTGGCGGTGGCCCTGTCGCACTCGGAGGCCCGGCAGCGGGAGTTCCTGCTGTCGGTCTCGCATGACCTGCGCACGCCGTTGACCGCGATCACCGGCTACGCCGAGTCGCTGGCCGATGGCGTGGTGCCCGCCTCCGAGGCGCCCCACGTGGGGGCGATCATGCTGACCGAGGCACAGCGGCTCAACCGCTTGGTCTCCGATCTGCTCGACCTGGCGCGCCTGGACGCCCAGGAGTTTCGGATCGACCTCGGCCAGGTCGACGTCTGCGAGCTGGCCCGCGCGGCCGGCGCGGTCTGGGCCGACCGCTGCGCGGGGGTCGGCGTCCGGTTCTCGGCGGAGTTGCCGGCCGGGTCGCTGTTCGTCCAGACCGATGCGTCGCGGCTGCGGCAGGTGCTCGACGGGTTGTTCGACAACGCGTTGCGGGTGACCCCGGCCGGCGCCTGGATCGTGTTGGCGGTACGCGCCGAGTCCGCGGGCCCGCTCACGGCCTGGGTCGTGGCGGAGGTACGCGACGGCGGCCCGGGACTGGCGGAGGAGGACCTTCCCGTTGCCTTCGACCGGTCGGTTCTCTACGAGCGGTACCGGGGTCAGCGCCAGGTCGGCACCGGTCTCGGCCTGACGATCGTGCACGGGCTGGTGTCGCGACTCGGCGGAGTCATCGAGGCCGGTCACGCGCCCGAGGGCGGAGCCCGCTTCACCGTGCGGCTACCGGCTCCGCCCTCGTTGCCGGGCCCGGACCGTTGA
- a CDS encoding GNAT family N-acetyltransferase: MSLIEAYPILKLRIDVFVVEQDCAYPDLDDRDLEETARWVWATDDTRLAALPEQGHPAPADHPVIATLRILLDPDGRARIGRVATAESARSNGTARRLMDHALELIGPGRVVVLEAQAYLQGWYERFGFEVSGNPYIEDGIPHVPMTRAVPLD; this comes from the coding sequence ATGTCGCTGATCGAGGCCTATCCGATCCTCAAACTGCGCATCGATGTGTTCGTGGTCGAGCAGGATTGCGCCTATCCCGACCTCGACGACAGGGATCTGGAGGAGACAGCGCGTTGGGTTTGGGCAACGGACGACACCCGCCTGGCGGCGTTACCTGAGCAGGGCCACCCCGCGCCGGCCGACCATCCGGTGATCGCCACACTGAGGATCCTGCTCGATCCGGACGGTCGGGCCCGGATCGGCCGGGTCGCCACCGCCGAGTCCGCCCGCTCGAATGGAACAGCCCGCCGGCTGATGGATCATGCCCTGGAACTCATCGGTCCCGGACGCGTGGTCGTTCTCGAAGCCCAGGCCTATCTGCAGGGCTGGTACGAGCGATTCGGTTTTGAGGTCAGCGGAAACCCTTATATCGAGGACGGCATACCCCACGTTCCGATGACGAGGGCCGTCCCGCTCGACTGA
- a CDS encoding alpha/beta hydrolase fold domain-containing protein has product MRPMLPFPIAAVVTALGERPGLIRPFPIGVKRRWLDLASSALPFPSGTVIRRVELAGRPGYRVSVGATERPRAIVHLHGGGFVVGSPYAYRSAAAFLAEAAGAVVYLPDYRLAPEHRYPAALDDAVAAIQQVSALHEAVGVSGDSAGGGLAVSATRRLLDGGRDIVCALALASPWVDPMALSEGRKRDLIISEGFGRWAAMQYIGSADPADPGVAPLHGRLGDLPPTLVHVCRTEVLHPQVVHFVQRLRAEGVDVALTEQRLWHAGMAQAGLVAEARDAVTELGEFLRKHAVVR; this is encoded by the coding sequence ATGAGACCGATGTTGCCGTTTCCGATCGCAGCGGTCGTCACCGCGTTGGGCGAGCGCCCTGGACTCATTCGCCCCTTCCCCATCGGAGTAAAGCGCCGGTGGCTGGACCTGGCGTCTTCGGCGCTGCCGTTCCCCTCCGGCACGGTCATCCGGCGGGTCGAGCTGGCAGGACGGCCGGGCTATCGGGTCAGCGTCGGCGCGACCGAGCGGCCTCGCGCGATCGTCCATCTGCACGGCGGGGGCTTCGTCGTCGGCTCGCCGTATGCCTACCGCTCGGCGGCGGCGTTTCTGGCCGAGGCGGCCGGAGCCGTTGTGTACCTGCCGGACTACCGGCTGGCGCCCGAACACCGTTATCCCGCCGCGCTGGACGATGCCGTCGCGGCGATCCAGCAGGTCTCGGCACTGCACGAGGCGGTCGGGGTCAGCGGAGACTCGGCGGGTGGTGGCCTGGCCGTGTCGGCGACCCGGCGGCTGCTGGACGGCGGGCGGGACATCGTTTGCGCCCTTGCCCTCGCCTCGCCATGGGTGGACCCGATGGCGCTGTCCGAGGGACGCAAGCGCGACCTGATCATCTCCGAGGGATTCGGGCGCTGGGCGGCGATGCAGTACATCGGGTCTGCCGATCCCGCCGACCCCGGGGTCGCGCCGCTGCACGGCCGGCTGGGCGATCTGCCGCCCACGCTGGTGCACGTCTGCAGGACCGAGGTCCTGCACCCTCAGGTGGTCCACTTCGTCCAGCGATTGCGCGCGGAAGGCGTCGATGTGGCGCTGACCGAGCAACGTCTCTGGCACGCGGGCATGGCCCAGGCGGGACTGGTCGCTGAAGCCCGCGACGCCGTCACCGAACTGGGCGAGTTCCTTCGCAAGCACGCCGTCGTACGTTGA
- a CDS encoding SDR family NAD(P)-dependent oxidoreductase produces MKTLRNKVVVITGAGSGIGRAVALEAAGRGARLALSDVDESGLALTEREIAARYPTTTVRTARLDVADRPAFAAYASAVASDFGVVNVVVNNAGVAMTGTIAESDYADIEWVLGIDFWGVVHGTKEFLPHLIASGDGHIVNISSLFGLMAVPTQAAYNAAKFAVRGFTESLRMEMLVAGSPVGVTAVHPGGVKTAIARNARAAAAHDQTALADFFDSKLARTTPESAARAIVDGIIGNKPRVVIGADAKFLDAFVRLFGGRYSAVVAKVSARTMPAPSKSPV; encoded by the coding sequence ATGAAGACCCTGCGGAACAAGGTGGTTGTGATCACCGGAGCCGGGTCGGGTATCGGCCGCGCTGTGGCGTTGGAGGCCGCGGGCCGGGGTGCTCGGCTGGCCCTGTCCGACGTTGACGAGAGCGGATTGGCGCTGACAGAACGAGAAATCGCCGCCCGGTATCCCACGACAACGGTTCGCACGGCTCGGCTGGACGTAGCGGATCGCCCGGCCTTCGCGGCCTACGCGAGCGCCGTCGCGTCCGATTTCGGAGTCGTCAACGTCGTGGTGAACAACGCCGGCGTCGCCATGACCGGCACGATCGCCGAGTCCGACTACGCCGACATCGAATGGGTACTGGGCATCGATTTCTGGGGAGTGGTCCACGGGACGAAGGAATTCCTGCCGCATCTGATCGCCAGCGGTGACGGGCACATCGTCAACATCTCCAGCCTGTTCGGACTGATGGCCGTACCGACCCAAGCGGCCTACAACGCCGCCAAGTTCGCGGTGCGCGGCTTCACCGAATCGTTGCGGATGGAGATGCTCGTCGCGGGCTCTCCCGTTGGCGTCACGGCTGTCCACCCGGGCGGAGTCAAGACCGCGATCGCCCGCAACGCTCGTGCCGCGGCGGCGCACGATCAGACCGCTCTGGCTGATTTCTTCGATTCGAAGCTGGCCCGGACGACGCCGGAATCGGCTGCGCGAGCGATCGTGGACGGGATAATCGGTAACAAACCCAGGGTGGTGATCGGGGCGGACGCGAAGTTCCTCGATGCCTTCGTTCGCCTCTTCGGTGGGCGGTACTCCGCGGTGGTGGCCAAGGTGTCGGCCCGGACGATGCCCGCACCGTCGAAGTCTCCGGTATGA
- a CDS encoding flavin-containing monooxygenase: MSSELSGSVEVGTDVDAQTALDSGTGALPAHVGVLVVGAGFGGLAAAIKLDEVGEHDYLVIDRGDEVGGTWRDNTYPGAACDVPSQLYSFSFALNPDWSRSFSPQREVQDYLRRVANSAGVLDRFRFRTSLLDAAWDAEAALWRVNTDAGGLTATVLVAATGALSDAKVPDIDGIAEFRGELFHSSHWNHDYDLTGKRVAVIGTGASSIQIVPEIAGHAARVDVYQRTAPWVMPRHDRAISDVERVVFRRVPTLQRLARAGVYWAREATVPMFTLKPGLGRLAQGQARKNIARAIADPALREAVTPSFALGCKRVLISSDWYPALARDNVDLITSGITAITGNGVVTADGVTREADAIVVATGFMPTETPVAKHIIGKDGRTLSEHWSDHGVQAYKGASVSGFPNLFFIVGPNTGLGHSSMVFMIESQVGYLIDAVRTMRRHGLASVEVDREAEAAYNIALQRRMKRTVWNTGGCSSWYLDDHGRNVTLWPRSTVAFRRMTARFDLAAYHAIARDDVPSHQKAWA, encoded by the coding sequence ATGAGCAGCGAACTGTCCGGCTCCGTCGAGGTCGGGACGGACGTCGACGCCCAGACCGCGCTCGACAGTGGCACCGGCGCCCTTCCCGCGCACGTGGGGGTCCTCGTCGTCGGCGCGGGTTTCGGCGGCCTGGCCGCGGCCATCAAGCTGGACGAAGTCGGCGAGCACGACTACCTGGTGATCGACCGGGGTGACGAGGTCGGCGGCACTTGGCGGGACAACACCTATCCCGGTGCGGCGTGTGACGTCCCGTCCCAGCTCTACTCCTTCTCCTTCGCGCTAAACCCGGACTGGTCGCGCTCGTTCTCGCCCCAGCGCGAGGTCCAGGACTACCTGCGACGGGTGGCCAACTCAGCGGGTGTGCTGGACCGATTCCGCTTCCGCACGAGCCTGCTCGACGCGGCATGGGACGCCGAAGCCGCCCTGTGGCGTGTGAACACCGATGCCGGCGGGCTGACCGCGACGGTGCTTGTCGCCGCGACCGGCGCGCTGTCCGACGCGAAGGTGCCCGACATCGACGGGATCGCGGAGTTCCGCGGGGAGCTCTTCCACTCGTCTCACTGGAATCACGACTATGACCTGACCGGAAAACGGGTCGCGGTCATCGGCACCGGTGCCTCATCGATCCAGATCGTTCCCGAGATCGCCGGCCACGCCGCGCGGGTGGACGTGTACCAGCGCACGGCGCCGTGGGTCATGCCGAGACACGACCGGGCCATTTCTGATGTGGAGCGAGTGGTATTTCGCCGCGTGCCAACGCTGCAACGCCTGGCGCGGGCGGGCGTCTACTGGGCTCGGGAAGCCACCGTGCCGATGTTCACCCTGAAGCCTGGACTGGGCAGGCTCGCGCAGGGACAGGCGAGGAAGAACATCGCCCGGGCCATCGCCGACCCCGCGCTTCGCGAGGCCGTGACGCCGAGTTTCGCTTTGGGTTGCAAGCGTGTTCTCATTTCCAGTGACTGGTACCCAGCGCTTGCCCGCGACAACGTCGACCTGATCACCAGCGGCATCACCGCGATCACCGGCAACGGCGTAGTAACGGCCGACGGTGTGACGCGCGAGGCCGATGCCATCGTGGTGGCCACGGGATTCATGCCCACGGAGACGCCGGTCGCCAAGCACATCATCGGTAAGGACGGGCGAACGTTGTCCGAACACTGGTCCGACCACGGCGTACAGGCGTACAAGGGTGCGTCCGTGTCGGGATTTCCCAACCTGTTCTTCATCGTCGGGCCCAACACCGGCCTGGGCCATTCCTCGATGGTCTTCATGATCGAGTCCCAGGTCGGGTACCTGATCGACGCGGTTCGCACCATGCGACGCCACGGACTGGCCTCGGTCGAAGTGGACCGCGAAGCTGAGGCCGCATACAACATCGCCCTGCAGCGCCGGATGAAACGTACCGTGTGGAATACCGGCGGCTGCTCGAGCTGGTACCTCGACGATCACGGCCGCAACGTCACGCTGTGGCCACGGTCCACGGTGGCGTTCCGGCGGATGACCGCCAGGTTCGACCTGGCCGCGTACCACGCGATAGCTCGGGACGACGTCCCCTCCCATCAGAAGGCGTGGGCATGA
- a CDS encoding TetR/AcrR family transcriptional regulator yields the protein MNAQRRVRLSPDQRREQLLELGVELLATRTLDELSVELLAEEAGISRGLLFHYFKNKQEFHREVVRRAAEDLLRVTDPDPNLPAEQQLASSMAAYVDYVSEKYQSYVSLVRGAASGDDQLREIADATRSALTDRITSNLANLGLHHTPAALLAARGWTAYAEELVVSWAAAPPIPRDELIRMLTESLAAVIATAR from the coding sequence ATGAATGCGCAGCGCAGGGTCCGGCTCAGTCCGGACCAACGGCGCGAGCAGCTTCTCGAACTCGGCGTCGAACTCCTGGCGACGCGCACCCTGGACGAACTGTCGGTGGAATTGCTGGCCGAGGAGGCCGGAATCTCCCGCGGCCTGCTGTTTCACTACTTCAAGAACAAACAGGAATTCCATCGGGAGGTCGTCCGCCGGGCCGCCGAGGACCTGCTGCGCGTGACCGACCCCGATCCGAACCTGCCCGCCGAGCAGCAACTGGCGTCGTCCATGGCGGCCTACGTCGACTACGTGAGCGAGAAATACCAGTCCTACGTATCGCTCGTTCGCGGAGCGGCCAGTGGCGACGACCAGTTGCGGGAGATCGCCGACGCCACCAGATCTGCGTTGACCGATCGGATAACCTCGAACTTGGCCAATCTGGGGCTGCATCACACGCCCGCCGCCTTGTTGGCCGCCCGTGGCTGGACTGCATACGCCGAAGAACTCGTCGTCAGCTGGGCCGCCGCTCCGCCGATTCCGCGCGATGAGCTGATCCGCATGTTGACCGAATCACTCGCTGCCGTCATCGCGACTGCCCGGTAG
- a CDS encoding branched-chain amino acid aminotransferase: MALTVHRNPHPRSDADREAILAAPGFGRYFTDHMVKIDWTAEAGWAAGDVLPYGPLALDPATSSLHYGQLIFEGLKAYRQPDGSIATFRPDANAARFQRSARRLAMAELPAERFVESLQALTDVDGAWVPSGADASLYFRPFMISTEVGLGVRPANAYSYLLIASPAGPYFPRGVQPVSVWLSTEYTRAAPGGTGEAKCAGNYAASLVAQAQAAEKGCDQVVWLDAHEHRYVEEMGGMNLYFVYGSGANARIVTPKLSGTLLPGITRDSLLTLAGDLGYAAEEGLISIDDWREGNAGGELTEVFACGTAAVITPVGEVKSAAHEWTVGNGEPGPVTMRLRQTLLDIQTGQAPDHHGWMHTLV; this comes from the coding sequence ATGGCTCTCACCGTCCACCGCAATCCCCATCCGCGCTCTGACGCCGACCGCGAGGCCATCCTGGCCGCGCCCGGATTCGGCCGCTACTTCACCGACCACATGGTCAAGATCGACTGGACCGCCGAGGCCGGCTGGGCGGCCGGGGACGTCCTGCCCTACGGGCCTCTCGCGCTCGACCCGGCCACGTCCTCGCTGCACTACGGCCAATTGATCTTCGAGGGACTCAAGGCCTACCGCCAGCCGGACGGTTCGATCGCCACCTTCCGTCCGGACGCGAACGCGGCTCGCTTCCAGCGCTCGGCGCGGCGGCTGGCGATGGCCGAACTGCCCGCGGAGCGGTTCGTGGAGTCGCTGCAGGCCCTCACCGACGTCGACGGTGCCTGGGTGCCCTCCGGCGCGGACGCGTCGCTGTACTTCCGTCCGTTCATGATCTCCACCGAGGTCGGCCTCGGGGTGCGTCCGGCCAACGCCTATTCCTACCTACTGATCGCCTCGCCGGCCGGCCCGTACTTCCCCCGCGGAGTGCAGCCGGTCAGTGTGTGGCTCTCGACCGAGTACACGCGGGCGGCTCCGGGCGGCACCGGTGAAGCCAAGTGCGCCGGAAACTACGCCGCCTCGTTGGTCGCCCAGGCCCAAGCGGCCGAGAAGGGGTGCGATCAGGTCGTGTGGCTGGACGCGCACGAGCACCGGTACGTCGAGGAGATGGGCGGGATGAACCTGTACTTCGTGTACGGCTCCGGCGCCAACGCCCGCATCGTTACCCCGAAACTGTCCGGCACGCTGCTGCCCGGTATCACTCGGGACTCGCTGTTGACCCTGGCCGGCGACCTCGGCTACGCCGCCGAGGAAGGGCTCATCTCCATCGATGACTGGCGTGAGGGCAACGCCGGCGGCGAGCTCACCGAGGTCTTCGCGTGTGGGACCGCGGCCGTCATCACCCCCGTCGGTGAGGTCAAGAGCGCGGCGCACGAGTGGACGGTCGGCAACGGCGAGCCCGGTCCGGTGACCATGCGTCTGCGGCAGACGTTGCTCGACATCCAGACCGGCCAGGCGCCCGACCACCACGGGTGGATGCACACCCTGGTCTGA
- a CDS encoding maleylpyruvate isomerase family mycothiol-dependent enzyme — translation MQAESFLDRIGPETELLTRAATWAGLEAKVPSCPGWTVRRLVQHTTKVHHSTLALLRGGDHATFSFDLPPDEDLFEILTSGAAQLEWALRAATDDLAVWTFLPTSVPRLFWARRQAHETAMHRVDAELAAACGVTEFDPGFAADGLDELLISFVASRFRGVGVPRPFTLGVTPLDVNAGWTVSAGAGGVSSVREVRDGCDLMVFGMASDLYRWAWNRAGDDEVSLRGDMTIADLWRSTFRVGARQPSA, via the coding sequence GTGCAGGCTGAGTCGTTCCTGGACCGCATCGGCCCGGAGACCGAGCTGCTGACCCGGGCCGCAACGTGGGCCGGCTTGGAGGCGAAGGTCCCGTCCTGCCCCGGATGGACGGTTCGCAGGCTCGTGCAGCACACCACCAAGGTGCACCACTCGACCTTGGCCTTGCTGCGCGGCGGTGACCACGCCACTTTCAGCTTCGACCTGCCCCCGGACGAGGACCTGTTCGAGATCCTCACCTCCGGCGCCGCGCAGCTGGAGTGGGCCCTGCGCGCGGCCACCGACGACCTCGCCGTGTGGACCTTTCTGCCGACGTCGGTGCCGCGGTTGTTCTGGGCGCGTCGTCAGGCCCATGAGACGGCCATGCACCGGGTCGACGCCGAACTCGCGGCGGCGTGCGGGGTGACGGAGTTCGACCCCGGTTTCGCCGCCGATGGCCTGGACGAGCTGCTCATCAGCTTCGTCGCCTCCCGTTTTCGCGGGGTCGGGGTGCCGCGTCCGTTCACGCTCGGAGTCACGCCCCTGGACGTCAATGCCGGCTGGACCGTTTCGGCCGGTGCGGGTGGCGTCTCGTCGGTGCGTGAGGTTCGCGACGGCTGTGACCTGATGGTGTTCGGAATGGCCAGCGACCTCTACCGCTGGGCCTGGAACCGGGCCGGGGACGACGAGGTGTCCCTGCGCGGCGATATGACGATCGCGGATCTGTGGCGCTCGACGTTCCGGGTCGGAGCCCGCCAGCCGTCCGCCTGA